A window of Kiritimatiellia bacterium genomic DNA:
TCCGCCGCAACGGATCTACGCAAGGCTTTGCGCGGATTGGTGGACCCGGTTTGGGTGGAACGTTATATCGGTGAACGCATGCCTCCTTTGCGGGAAGAATTAAAGTTGCTGGACGCCGCATTGCGGCGGCTTGCCCCGCAGTTGTATGGTTATGTCTTCAAGAAGCGCTGACCGCTGTTTTTTTCTTTGACATTTTTGCGGAATCATGCGATTTACAAAAGAGAAAAGCGATTGCACGGAAACCGGCGATGAAAAAATCTATTCCGCTCATAATGCTTGCCCTGGCAACGGCGTCTTTCGGGGACGGGCTGCGTCTGACGGAGGCGGACAACGGGCGCACCAATCAGGTCAATGTTGGCGGGGCAATTGAAATAATTCTGCCGGGCAATCCAACCGCGGGCTATTCATGGGAATTGGATTCCTTCGGCACAAATGTTCTGCAGCCGGCCGGCGTCGGGGAATATTTGCGGTCCGCGCAACCCGGTTCAATCCCCAGGGTGGGGGCGGGTGGGCGTTTCGTTTTCCGTTTCAAAACGGTCGGAACGGGCAGGGGGGATATTAAAATGATTTACCGGCGGTCATGGGAAACGACTGCCGCCGACAGGGCTTATTCGGTTGTGATTGAGGTGAAATGAACTCAAACGAGTTGTGCGAGGGGATGAGATATAGTTTTGGAATGGACTCAAATGAAAGCCATAACCTTTCCTGAAAAACCGCTCAAGGTTGCTGTTGTGCAGAACAATGCCGGCAACAGCATTAAATGCAATCTGGATCGGCTTGGGGAACTCATTGCCCGGATAAGAGTATGCGATCTGATCGCCCTCCCGGAAGTCTTTGCCCTGCGCGGGGCCGACCGGGATTACCGCGCGCATGCTCAGTCGTTAAGGGGAAACCTCGTTCAATGGC
This region includes:
- a CDS encoding protease inhibitor I42 family protein, with product MKKSIPLIMLALATASFGDGLRLTEADNGRTNQVNVGGAIEIILPGNPTAGYSWELDSFGTNVLQPAGVGEYLRSAQPGSIPRVGAGGRFVFRFKTVGTGRGDIKMIYRRSWETTAADRAYSVVIEVK